Sequence from the Gemmatimonadota bacterium genome:
CATTCGTGATGAGCTTCGGGTCACCTTTGCTGGATCCCCTGCCGACGCCGTGTACTTGGTGTCTTTGGATGTCGTCAACACAGGTACTGAAGCGGTTCGTACTCAGCCCATCAATATCCGACTAGCCGAGGGCTCGAGAATCGTTGACTACTCCTACAAGACAGAACCTCCCGTCGGGTTCGGCGACATTGGTGAGGTCAAGAGAGATGGAAACGCATTGGACCTAGTAGTCGCGCTTCTAAACCCAGGGGACAGGGTGTCGATCGAGCTTGTATCGCTCGATAATCCCGACGACACACTTGATGTCTACCTTAAGAACGCGAATGTTCAAACGCGAATGTACTCACGAGCATCAGCAGAAAGCACGGTGTTCGACCTCATGAACGACACTCATGTGATGTGGCTCGCGGTGCTCGGTGCTATGCCTGTGTTTGGCGGGATCGCTAGGTCACTAATCGACGTGGCTGTTGCGAAGCGAATCGGAAAACTAAGTGACAAACGTGGATTGCCCTCTAACAGCAAGCCCCAGCGGAACGCCGAGGACACCGGCCACTGAGTTTGGGTGTTAGTGTACGAGACGAACCGTGCAAGACATCGCAGACCTGATCCGCGGTTATTTCGGCAAGTACTTCGGACATCGCAGCAGCTACTACCTGTCGGAGCCCTTCGAAGAATGCGGTACGGAACAGTACGTGAAAGACGACACCGCGCGGAAATTGTGAGTGGTCAGAGTGCTGCAAGCAATCCTGGTCCAACCGACTGACGAAACCACCTTACCGAGCGACGGCTTCCACACGGTCATGCAAGTCCCCATGGATATGTGCTATTGCACAAAGAACTCCCCTTAGCGAAGAGGTGCCCTGACTTTACTCAATGCGACACTAAGCCTTGAGGGGATTGAGGCGTTCTATACCGACGATGCTCGATGTCCTCGGCGGGCGCGGTGTCGAAGTACAGCGCCAGCGCATCGGCGAGATGATCGCGCGCCTCCGTGACGCGTTCACCCCGGCTCGCGACATCCACCTCACGGCACAGCGCCACATAGCCATCGCCCTCGCGATCGACGATGGCCGTCAAGCGTCTGTTCATCCCCTGTCTCCCGTGCGGGGGCCTGCTGGAGTCCGCATCTTGCAAGAACTAATCGAAGAACGCGATACGCTGGACACGTGATCGCCACGCATCAAGGGCGCGCCCGGCGCACGTGCCGACTTCTCACGGCAAGGGCTCGTGCAAAGGCCAGAACCACGGACTGACAGCTGAGCCGAATGCCTGCGGGCTAGCTTATGGGCTGGGTGAAACCGAGATCAATTTCAATACTGTCACCGACACGGGAAGCAGCAACCCTCAGGCTGTCGCGGGCAAGGTGCGCATACCTTGCGGTCGTTTGTACCTGCGAATGGCCCAACAGTTTGCCGGCCATCGGAAGCCCTTCTCCCAGTGCCAGCGCCCGGGACGCAAAGGAGTGACGAGGGTCATGGACGCGGACGTCGTGAAGTCCCGTACGGGCGCGGATTCGCCGCCACGGGTACTCCAGATCGGAAAGATGCGCTCCCCTCTTGCGTCCGACGATCACCCACGGATTGTCGCCCTCGCGAGGAAGGGATGCGAGCAGGCGAGCCGCTGACGGGGACAACGGGGCCCTCCGCCCCCCCGCCTACGGATCAGGAGGCTGAGGGTTCGAATCCTTCCGGGCGCGCCACCACAAGTGACTGTTTCACAAAAGATACTGTGGAAGATCAGTGCAGCGGAAAAACCATAGAAGTTGTCGCTTGAGAATCTATTGGGAATCACTTGGACAGCAAACCGGGTCGCCAAGTGGCGACGACTTCGGGTCGGCGGACGCCTCCATGCCGCTCGATGACCGGCTGACAGATGCCTTGCGCGAGCTCAGCCAGATCTGCCGTGACTCCACTGAGCTTGGAAGATGCGTCAATTTGTCCCCCCGCTCTCCCGGTGCCCCGCTGAAGGCTTGAGCTGCACCAGCGTTCCCGTCGCCCGCCCTCCGCGTGACGGACCGGTATCCCGTATCGATCAAACTTCCCGACCGCTTGCGGGCCGGCTGTCCGTTGCACGCGGCGATCAGGTGATCTGTAGGTGCAGCATCACGGATGTTAGTCCCTCGGAGCGAGACACGTTTCGTAGAAGTCCCGGTCCA
This genomic interval carries:
- a CDS encoding tyrosine-type recombinase/integrase; this translates as MSPSAARLLASLPREGDNPWVIVGRKRGAHLSDLEYPWRRIRARTGLHDVRVHDPRHSFASRALALGEGLPMAGKLLGHSQVQTTARYAHLARDSLRVAASRVGDSIEIDLGFTQPIS
- a CDS encoding type II toxin-antitoxin system HicB family antitoxin, coding for MNRRLTAIVDREGDGYVALCREVDVASRGERVTEARDHLADALALYFDTAPAEDIEHRRYRTPQSPQGLVSH